The genomic region TCCGTCACCAGGTCATTATTGATAAAAGCTCCGGCCTGAGTGCCTGTAGCGACAGCAACTGACACGGTTCGCATGCTGGAACAATCGCCTGATGCATATACCCCTTCAATAGTCGTTTTAAAAGATGAATCTACTTTTAGTAAGCCTATTTCATTTATTTCGCAGCCCAATGCTTCCGGTAACGGGCAATTTTGTGTGAATTCCGGGCGGGAATAGACCACCTGAAGCGGCACACTGCTCTGATCTTGAAATACGATCTTTTTTAATTTCCCTTGCTCATGTTCGAGAGAAGCAATCTCTTTTTCAATAATCGCAATTGAATTGCTTTTTATTCCTTGTTCCTGTATCCCTGTAAGTGTCGATTTTCCATTGGTATAAATCGTCAGCCTTTTGGTCCAGTTAAAGATAAGTTGTGCATAATGAAAGGCTACATCTCCATTGGCGATGATTCCGGTTGGTTGTTCCTTTACTTCATATCCATGACAATACGGACAATGTAATACCGAAATACCCCAACAAGCTGCGAAGCCATTACTATCCGGAAAGTTATCTTTTAAACCGGTCGCAAATAACAATCGTCTGGCGGTAAAAACGCTCCCGTCATCCGTTTTGATTTCAAAATTCCCGGTTGTTTTTTTAGCTTCTGTTGCGCTACCCTTATAAAAACGGATCGTTTCGTAACGGCTAACCTGTTCCCTGGCAATTGTGGCAATATGTTGTGGCGTTTCTCCGTCCTGTGTCAGGAAATTATGGGAATGTGGTGTTTGCCGGTTGCAGGGTTTTCCATCGTCCAGAACCAATACCTGTCGCAAAGCCCGTCCCAGACTCATGGCAGCGGATAAACCGGAGTAACTTCCTCCAACAATAATAACATCATAAGTCGTTTTTGTCATAGCTTTTTATGTTTTATATAGAAATATCAGGACAAAAAAATATCCTTTCGGAGACAAAAATACGATTATTTTAATAAACGCAACTTAATTGCGTTTAATTTTATAACTATTTGATTCCAAACAACAAATAAGAATACGCCTACAAACCACTTATTTAAAATCATTTTAGATAAAATCGTCTTATCTAACTTCTATTTTATATTGGAACAAAATAGCTCCGGATACAAACTGTTGATAAGTCGTTTTAAAAAGTAAAAACGAATCCAGGAAAAACCTGTTTATAACTTTTTTCCGATACTGAGCAAGCTGCCACAATCCTACTACTTTCCGCAAAATTATCAGCTGTTGATAACTCTTTTTTACAAGCTCCATACAGGCTGTTGATAAAACATCCGGATTTCTTTCTTAAATCTTTTGACCAAAAATCAGGCTTGTCGTACCTTTGAAAAATACCGGACAAGCTTATTTTCCGATCGGAAAAAAGCCCGACGCTACCTCCCCAAATCAGGTTCAATTTTAATTCTATATATATGTCAATTTTCGATAAACGAATCAACTATAAACCATTTGAGTACCCGGAAGTACTACAATTTACAGAAGCTATCAACAAATCGTACTGGGTACACAGTGAGGTCGATTTTACAGCCGATACGCAGGATTTTCACTCGCATCTGAGTTCATCCGAAAAAACGGCGATCAAACATAGTTTACTGGCTATTGCACAAATTGAAGTGGCCGTAAAAAGTTTTTGGGGCAATATTTATGAACATTTCCCGAAACCGGAATTCAACGGATTGGGTAGCACCTTTGCCGAATGTGAGTTTCGCCATTCGGAAGCGTATTCCCGTTTATTGGAAGTGTTGGGCTACAATGACGAATTCGAAAAATTACTGGACATTCCGGTAATTATGCAACGGGTGAACTATTTGTCGAAAGTATTACAGGACACCCGTTCGGAAGACAATAAAAAATATGTCGTGGCATTGATTTTGTTTAGTATCCTGATCGAAAATGTATCGTTATTTAGTCAGTTTGCGATTATTCTTGCCTTTACCCGTTTTAAAGGATATATGAAAAACGTAAGCAACATTATTGCCTGGACTTCAGTTGACGAACAGGTTCATGCTAATGCCGGCATCTATATCGTAAACAAAATTCGCGAAGAACACCCGGAATATTTTGACGCGGAAACCATCGACCTGATTCGCGAAAGTGTTAAAGATTCCATCAACGTTGAATCGGATATCCTGGACTGGATCTTTGAAGAAGGCGAAATTGAAATCATTAAAAAACACGATTTGGTGAATTTTATGAAGTTCCGTATTGA from Flavobacterium sp. WV_118_3 harbors:
- a CDS encoding NAD(P)/FAD-dependent oxidoreductase, whose product is MTKTTYDVIIVGGSYSGLSAAMSLGRALRQVLVLDDGKPCNRQTPHSHNFLTQDGETPQHIATIAREQVSRYETIRFYKGSATEAKKTTGNFEIKTDDGSVFTARRLLFATGLKDNFPDSNGFAACWGISVLHCPYCHGYEVKEQPTGIIANGDVAFHYAQLIFNWTKRLTIYTNGKSTLTGIQEQGIKSNSIAIIEKEIASLEHEQGKLKKIVFQDQSSVPLQVVYSRPEFTQNCPLPEALGCEINEIGLLKVDSSFKTTIEGVYASGDCSSMRTVSVAVATGTQAGAFINNDLVTEDFVK
- a CDS encoding ribonucleotide-diphosphate reductase subunit beta, whose protein sequence is MSIFDKRINYKPFEYPEVLQFTEAINKSYWVHSEVDFTADTQDFHSHLSSSEKTAIKHSLLAIAQIEVAVKSFWGNIYEHFPKPEFNGLGSTFAECEFRHSEAYSRLLEVLGYNDEFEKLLDIPVIMQRVNYLSKVLQDTRSEDNKKYVVALILFSILIENVSLFSQFAIILAFTRFKGYMKNVSNIIAWTSVDEQVHANAGIYIVNKIREEHPEYFDAETIDLIRESVKDSINVESDILDWIFEEGEIEIIKKHDLVNFMKFRIDESLSQIGIEKVFYVSPEDYQAMAWFEEEVFANSLDDFFAKRPVDYTKHDKSITANDLF